The Panthera leo isolate Ple1 chromosome A3, P.leo_Ple1_pat1.1, whole genome shotgun sequence genome contains the following window.
TTGGAGTATTTTTGGCTTTATATAAAACAaggtttttaattgtaaaatataagTGCCATTAGAAAATGCACAGGGCGTATCTTTGTTAAAGtagatttttcaatgttttacagaattacattttcaaaaaaagtttttataatgaaGTTGTTTATTAAAAACTTCTGAATGATGCGTTTTGAAGTTGTGAACCTGTCTGATTGGGAAAGGGTTGGAGAGTGCCTGGGGAAGAACTGGAAACAACAGACATCTTTAGCATCCCAGGGGATGGTGAGTGTAGAGCAGACAGTAGCAAGCCTTCACATTAGCACCTACAGACTTTATACTTTGAAATGAAAGATCTTGAGCTAAGTGGCATCATGCTATCACTTAAACTTGGATGCAAGAGGAAACTCTCATTGGCCCCATGAAAATTTCATGTAACTAAAAATGCCAGATCTAGCACAGTCTTTAGGATGGATCCAGCAACTCAAACATGGTTGGTCATTCCTATTTCTCTCCACCCTCTTGTGTAGTTGGGACTTCATCCTCAGGCCCTACAAAGTGGCTCATCCCTTTGTGTAGGAGTAAATTGCTGCCATGGCTCCATATCCGTCATTCTCAGTGCTgaccaggaagagaaaggagagaggagtcCTTGTATTCACAGaagtgccccccacctcccaggcatCTCCTGTCTCACTGGCCTTGaaagggctctgtgctctcccccAAGCCAGCCAGCAATTGCAAGGCTGAGATAGGAGTGGTTTCTCAAAGGAAACTGGGGCTTCTGTTAGGATGAAGAATGGATACTGGTCGTCCAAGAAAAGATGTCATCCATTGCCCGAGGTGCACAGCTGGCAAGTGACAGAGCTAGGACCTGACCTTGTCACACTTGTACCTACTCACTGGGTTCAGACAAACTGTTGAAAGGCTGACGTGGCTTCTGACCTTGCTGCTTTGCCAGTCTAATGAAGGTAGTCCTCATCATCATAGGCCCTGCAACTCGTACTGAGATGCTCCTATCCAGGGCTCAGATTGAGTATTCTGTGGTCTGGAGCCACTGTCCACAGCCACACAGTCCTGAGTCCAGCCCAAGAGTCCATGGGACGTTAACAACTGTTAATGTGTGTTACGGGTGTTTTGTGTACAAAGGCAGTGGACTAGCCCTTCATTTCTTTGGCCTTCCATTTACTTGACAAAGATTGAATGTCCACCCCAATGGGTCAGATCCCTGGCTAGAGCCCCAAGGGAATACACCTTGCTCTCTAGGGAGTGTATACCCCAGGATGGGTCTGGGGGCTCAGCGCCACCCTATTCATCAGGCGGGAGGAGACTGAAAGCTTTCTGGAGGAGGTAGCAGGGACTTTCGGGCATAGGGGGAATTAGGTGTGTTGACCTCCATAAGCCACAAGTTTGGGAGCCAAGACCACAGGAGTGCAGATGCATTTGCAGGATCAGGGCTGCAAGGCTGGTCCATCCAGGCTCTTATCCTATCCAAGCACATTCCCTGCATTTCAGACGGGTTcacttttgtgaaatgtctgGTATAGAGCAAGAGGCAGCCTCTGGGCATTGGGCAAGGTGAAACAATGTCCATCTTTCAGTCTACAAGCCCAGGAAGATACAGTTTGTACATACAGATGCCAATATGCTCCCCGTTGCCAGCGTTTGAGACCTTCCCTTGCCCCAGATCCTTGTACTCCcaagtttgtttcttcctttctctataGAAGTACTTGGAGCACCTCCACGTGCCAGGTAATTACCATCATCTGCGGCTTCCAGTTTGAGTCTGCATAGTCTTTTCTGCATGTGCTTGAATAATTTACCCTGTGCAAAGCTGCAAGTCTCCTACAGCTGCCCCAAACCACAGTTGAGTGTGGGTGCCCCGTGGCCCCCAGTGTCCACTGCCGGGAAGAGTAATCGCCCGGCGTGGTCGCTGTAATGGAAAGTTCTATGTGTCCGTGACCGGAGTTGTGCCTGATCCCTGGTGCCCACTCGGAACTATTCCTTGCTTGGTACACCCCTGCAATTCACCCCATCTCTATCGCCATTGTCCTACTAATGTTGGGGCCAGTTCCGTCCGGCGCTTGCGGTTGCATCCCCTTCAGGCAGCCCCGTGCCACTCAGCCAGGCCGGCAAGACCCTCGTCCCTCGCAGCTAGGGGGACCTCTGCGAATCACACCCCGAAGGAGGGTGCGAGGAGCGGAGCGCGCCCCAGGAGGAGACCGCGCCTTCCCACCTCCCGCCATGGTCCCGTAGCCGCCGTACCGCCCCTCCGGCGGGACCCGCGGTGTCGTCCacgcacccccagcccctccaggcGAGAGGCTACCTCAGGTGATGGCGGACGAGACGGCGGGGGGCCTAGAACCGCCAGGCGCCCGTTGCCCGACCTCGCCGCTGGGTCAGCGAAGCCGCTGCACGCGGGCGCCCCGCCCCCGGGACCGCCCCGCCTGTCACCGGGCCTAGTCGGACCCAGGCCCCTGAGACCCGCCGCGCCGAGGTTGGGGGGCGGGGTCGCGGTCGGGAGGCGGCGGGAAGGCCGAGGAAGTGACGCCTGGGCAGGGCGCCATCTTCCTGGAAGGGGCGGAGGAGcggaggggctggtgggggaggaggaccCGGAGGTGGGAGTGGCGGTGCAGCGGGGCCCATAAACCTGGAACGCCCAGCCGCGGACCTGCCTGAGGCCATCCGGTGGGAGCTGGAAGCTGTGAGTGCCCAGGCGGACTGGCCCTACCTGCGGCTGGAACGCAGGTTTGGACGCATGCGCCGTCTGCACTTGGTACGTAGGCGCTTCATCATCCAGAATATTTCTGGCTTCTGGGTCACTGCCTTTCTGAACCACCCGCATCTGTCAGACATGATCACTCCTCGTGATGAAGACGTGCCCTGGTACTTGGTGAATTTGGAGGTGAGGGAGCTCAGGCATGCCAGGATGCGCTGCAGTTTCAAGTTTTGGAACAATCCCTTCTTCTGGAACAAGGTGTTCGTGAAGGAGTATGAGTGCAGATCCTCAGGACCAGTGGTGTCAGTTGCAAGTCTTATCCGATGGCACCAGGGCCAAGGAACCCCCTGTTCTGGTACACAGGAACTGGGACACTGTTCGCAGCTTCTTCAGCGGGTTCTCACAGAACAACCTCCCAGAGGCTGACAAGGTTGCCCAGATTATTAGAGGACTTGTGGCCCAAACTCCTGCAGTACTACCTACTGGGGGaaagacaccccccaccccaccccccgcggAGCCAGCAGAGGTCTAGCAAGGTGGCGCACAGAGGCCCCTCCTATGTCCTGCAGGTACCAGTCTGGCTAAGCCCTGCACTAGGACCTGGCATCTACATAAGACTGCCTTCTGCCTCTTGTGGACCTGTGCTCAAGCCAATGACATAGCTCTGCTGTCTGCTTTCTCTTTCATGCACCCTGGCCCCTCCGAACATTCAGTGGACTCTGCTCCAAGATTGTGGCCTCCGTGGCCAAGCTCTTTTGTTTCCATGCGGCCTTTGGGCATCACATAGCTGTCACATGCCACAGTTCTACCCAGGCACCCAGCGCTATGGATGTGTACTCCCATTATCTTTGTGGCCCCAGCCTGCTTCTGATCATGGCCTTCCCActccacaccttttttttttttctttttttttttaaagcaagctctatgtccaatgcggggtttgaactcagtgATTCTGAGAtcgagagtctcatgctctactgactgagccagccaggcgcccccttcccACCCACTTTTGACAAGGGCACCCACAAGTCAGCACTAGGAGGACCAGGGCCTCTTTGAGGCTCACTACTTCAAGGCCACAACACGTTGGGCTTCGCATTTATGCATCCAGAATATTGGCTGTGGCAAGCTGAGTCTCATCATCCAAGAAGGGGATGCATTTGGTGCTGCCTGTCAGCCAGTCTTGGACATTCCATAGCCTCAGGGCCTCAGGACTGCAGGACCACATGATGAGGTCAGGGCTGTGAAGCAGTGGGCAAGGCATTCTTTGTGATCACACTGCTTTTCTTACCCCTGCATTGGTACTACCCCACGGCCTGCTATCCGCTTATCAAGATCTGTGATATCCTGCCAGTGTTTGGCCATCATCCCTTCTGAGTTCCACCCAGGCTCCCACCGCTGCTGCCTGCTCCCAGGTCTGTAAGGACCTCAACAACCGCCTGCCAATGCGCAAGAAAACTCCCAGCCCCCTAGGAACTCTGCCACACTGGCATATCCGGGCATGTGCTCAAGGCAGGGGCAATGATGGGGGTTCTTTCCCAGAAGCCTACCTTCCTGAGCCCCAGTCACTAGGCCCACACAGAATCCCCTgggcccctgcccccatctccagTCTCTGCCCGTCTTTAGGCTGCCAGGTTGCAGTACAGCAGGGCTGTTTCTAGTCATGGGACCTGTCCATACCTGCTCAGATCTcacatatttcttttcattttctttaaaatgacagctcaaaaacaaacaactgaagaAGCAAGCTTCTTAAGAACAGCTAAGGAGACTGTCTTTCTTGTTGAATTTGCCCCTCTTTGGCTCCAGAGAGGGAGGGCTGTGCTGTAGACCCCTGGGCTGGATCTTTGCAGCCTCTTTACCCCCTTCAGCAAGGGTCCCCAGGGGTGGGGCTGTTTCATCGTTTTGTTTGGTGCTGGGTTCTTTTAGACCAACTCTAGCCCCggtctcctttcttctccttccactGGGTCTAACCCCCCATGGTGGGATTGTATAGGTAGAAGAGCTTAGCTGCTTCCTGGAGTCCCCCTTCCCTTGGAAGGCCTTGTCCTCTGCTCTCCAGGACCTGggtatggggaggggagggcttgaCACAAAACACAGTGGCGGATGCTTTAGGCAGGGGAATGCAATCGAAGCCAGAGCCCGCTGGAAAGGCAGGGTGGCTGAGAGCCCACAGGGTGTAGGGAGGAGAGCCCCCTGATTCTTCTGAACTTTTCTGATTCACCAAGATGTTTTTTGAATTAGAAGAATTACTAACTGAACACTGCAACTTTAGAGGTTCTCTTGGCCCAGGTATGACCTGTGCATGTATAAAGTTAAtgctgtgtgtttttcatttcactgCTTTTAAGTAAGACCCTAGGCATCTCCTTCCCCTTTTCCACTCAGTGGAGAAATTGAGCTGTCCAGGCCTGCTTGTTGCTTTTAGCTGAGAGCATTTACAAGAATGTCCATGTAATGTTTCTACACCACACCATTTGGAAACTCAGATGGCTATTCGTGATTGTTATCAAGTTGTTGTGGCCTGTTAACATAGCCCTGTACTTAGAAGTAGTATGAATAAGGGTTTTGTAGGACTTACGACTAGAAACTGTTACCATGTTCTGAGGGTAACCTCCAGAAAGATATCGGTAAGGTCTTGATGATCCGGTACCTGGTGACCATGTTGTAACTGACATCGCTGTAACTGACGTGTCTGCCTCTAAACAGAGAAATGTTCATGGGGTGGCTTTATCCAATGAGAAGAGGAGTCATGGCACTTCTGTCTTCTATCTGCGTGATTGAAAAATAAAGACCTCTCAgtctggggaaaaaatgatttgGATCACGATATTCCCCAATCCAGAACCCTCcattggcagaaaaaaaaaaaaaaaagtcctgattcCTTGCCATGGCTGACAAAGCCCAGCATTGTCTGGCCCCTGCTGACATCTCCCGTTGATCTCTTCACTCACCCTGCACCCGCCTCTCTGCTGTTCCTTAAACACACTGAACACGTCCCGGCCTCAGGGTTTTTGaacttgcctttctctctctctggaattcTCTACCTGCAGATATTCTCATCTCTAGCTCCCTCAATTCTTTCAGGCCTCAGTCAAATGCCACTTCTCCAGAGgccttccccaccctgcctgtCTAAAGTCATCTACCTCCTAtatcttctctcctcctcttcgtGGCCTTCTCCCTATCGTCGTCACTCCCTGAAATggtcttgttttcctctcttcttccttccacctCTGATGGGTCAGGAGAACAGGGGCCTTTCCATCTGCTGCTCTGCCCCCATCACACCTCAGAAATCACTTGTGTGAGTGAATGACTGTATCCAGATGTGTCAGGGTATTACCCTGGGCCCTGACAGAGCAAAGAATGAGGCATAGTTCCTGCCCAAAGGATTTCAGCTGGGCAGAGAAGGGCGAGGGCAGTGCAGGGTAACCATGTAATTTGTTGTTGAGTTGGAACACATCTGGGGGCGAAAGAGGCACGACTAACAATTATGCTATTAGTCTGTAACCTAACCGGTACAGAATGATCACCCCAAAGAGACTAAACCCAACCAAGTCGAGCTTGGCATGCAGCTCACCCCAAGTGTGTGTGACAGATCGGAGGGTGGAGACTTCCCTGAAGTTGGGACACAGGAGCTGGGGTATGAGGAAAAGGCAATAGTTCAGGTAAAGTGGGGCTGGAGAGGGAATTCCTGAGAGAGCAAATGGCATGACCTGACCAAAGGCACTGGGGCAGAAGATGCGTGATGTGTTCAGGGCATAGCATGTACCCTGGGTGTGGCTGCTTGGAAGAGacaaggctggggtggggagggggggggtaaGTTAAGGCCATTTTCTGGAAATAGGAACTTTGAATTCAAAGCCAAGGCATTAATTAGCCCATGGATAGTGAGGAGGAATATTAGATGTGGTTCGGAGGTAAGAGAGTTCACAGGGCATCTGGACACAAGGAGAGGGGAGTGTCTGCAACTCCAGCTCTCTAGTGTCTTCGGTTTAACTTCAGGCTGCagctcttccaggaagccctccatgATCGTCTTTGACCACAACAATCTGCCACCTTCCAAGTACAGCCTAGAACCCAAATTTTGGATACCGGTGCCTGGCTGGGTTACActctctgggtttctttttttgtgccaaACACCTGTCCGTGATGCTCCCAGGGGAATTAGAGTGAGCCTCTAAACATCCTGGTGATCCTAGAAATTGGTGCCCCATGTCGTCTGCCTGCCCTGCACTGGTGGTTGGCAGGTGCAACTTTGGCTCCTGCAACCTAAATTTGGGCCCAGTTGCATCCTGCACATTGTTAGGCCCTAGATGACGGTGCTTACCAAAGCAGGCATTTACCTGATCTTCCTGCTGCACGGCCGGTGGCACCCTTCTTTCACCCTGTGACTGACCTCAGCAAATGGCTGTGGATACCATGTGTCCCAGCCACCCATCTGGGGCATGAGTCTTGTCTTCAGAACCTACTCCTGCTTACTCACTCATTCACGTATCTGAGTACCCCTCCATACGGGGCACTGGGGGGCACAAGAGGACTATTCCTATCTGTGCCCTCTGTGGCCTCAAGAGTCCAATGGTGAGGCTGAAAGCAGTGAATCCAACCACTGACATTTAGTGAGCACCTGCTATGTCCCATGGGCTGACATGGATACAGCAGCCAGGTGGTGCTCAGGACCAGGGTTGGGCcatgtccttcctctgctccaaaCCCTCCAAAGCTGCCACCTCATGCAAGAGGAAAAACCAACATGTTCCTCATGACCTTCAAGAGCCTCATGATCTGACCTCTTGTCACCTGTCTAACTTCATCTCCTCTGCCTCGCCTCCTCCAGATCACTTTCCAACAACACCACCTCCGTCTGGTCTTCAAACCAGGCTCAGAACGTTGCTTGCTCCTGCCTCTGCCCGGAACCTTCTCCAGATACTTGCATGGCTGGCTCTCGATTCATTAAGGTTTCTCAGCTCATTGGTTACAATTTTACCTCTTCgggaagtcttccctgatgaCCCCTTCTCAAAACCACCATGGCTATCCCTCCCTTTCTGTGGTTTGGCTCTTGTTAGGGCACTTACAACCACCTAACGttatatgcatttattcatttatgtaccTGCCTTTTTCTCTACCTATGTGAGGACCTGTTTTATTCTCTGCTGGATTCCCCTTACCCGGCACAGCTCAGGGTTCAGACACTCTGTGGGATCAGTAAGTACTTTAACATCCTCAAAGTTTAGAAGGGTCTTCTAGATGGGCAAGGGGAAGACGATATCTGTGGGGATAGGAACTCTGTGCGGCCAGTGTAGCTGTTTTCTAGGCAGTGTCTGGGCTCATTCCTGGTTCCTCCTACAGAGCTGCTTACCTGCCTCACACATGCTCcaagggtggaggaaggaggtcAATGTGAGGAGGGGCTTCCTGCTCTGGCATGGAGAGCACCAGGAACCTCTGACCTCAGGTCTTTGTTCACCTCTGCTCTCAGGAGTCCGCCCACTTTGTTGGCCTGGGGAGGAACTTTGGACAAGTTTTTACAATCAGAAAAATCTATTCCGAAACTATTGCAATCAGTCGTTACCTGTAACTGCCCTGATTACGGTTTGGgggactttgatttttttcctccaaggacGTGATTTCAACACAAAAATTCAAGGAAGTCTCTGGTATCTGCTTGCCCTTGCTCAGCAGAACTGAACGCTGACTTGGGTTGGTGAACTTTGAGGCCCCCACCCTACAAGCCCCCTCATCAATGCTGACTCAGGATCTCAAGGGCACGGGGCTGTGGTCGAGTAGGCACCAGGCACCAGCTGGAAGGCTGGTAGGCCTGTGTGCTCTTGATTCcccactgtgtggccttgggcatgtCTTTCTGCAGTTTTCAGCCTGTTTCTCATCTAACAAAGAACTTGAAGTTCCTTAGTAGAGGGAGAAAGTTCCTTTAAGGTGTCCCACCTCCATGTATACCTCCAGCCTGCCAGGTGGCTGGCTCAGCAACAATACTTCTCGTTGTATCTAACAGAAACTCTGaccttaattgatttttttccttacgTGGATATCCAGAGGTGAGATGGGCTTTGGGGGCTGTGTGATTCAGCAGCTCAATTATGTTTTCAAGGACTTAAGACTTCTTCTCTGATCTGCTGTCTTTCCTGTTGGTTTCATCTTCAACGTGGTGCCAAGTTGGTAGCACTAGCTCCAAGACTCATTTTAGGAAACAGTAACTCCAGAGAAGGCTGATTGTGTCTTCCCATGACTCCCTTAAAATGGGgaaaaccttggggcacctgggtggctcagtcggttaagcgtctgacttcggctcaggtcatgatctcacggttcgtgagttcaagccccgcatcgggctctgtgctgacagctcagagccgggagcctgcttcggattctgtgtctccctctctctctgccccttcctgctcacgctctatttctctctctcaaaaagaaacatttaaaattttgaaaaaatggagaaaacctTTCACAGAAACTTTCTGTGATGCTGCATCTTTCCAGACTTTCCAGATCCTGCATCTAATTGTCCAGAGCTGGGTACAACATGTTCACTCTTGAATGAGTTATGGCAAGAGAGAGCACAATGTCACAGCTTGCTCGGGACAAGCATCAGAGCAGGAAAGTGAAATGGATGTCCACGATGTCCAGTGGGATAGCTAAGGTCATTAACTCTAGGAGCTCACAGTCATAATTCAGCCCTCGTGTGGGATGCCCCCAGTGGCACTTTCACCCCATGATGGCCCTCCGGGTTCAAGGGCGCTGACTTCTGGGCTAGTGCAGGTCCAAATGCAAGGTTTCTGGACCTGAGAGTTCCTTAAGTCTAGCCAACTCACTGCCTAACTAAGTTTCCTAAAAGTCAGGGTCTTTAGAATCACCTTTGGTAGGTGAAAAGGGGATAAATGAGAACCTACTGTGTGAGTGAACTTTTCACTTACCAGAACTGATACAGTCCTTCACCGAGACCCTGTGGTcttacaggtaaaaaaaaaaaaaaaaaaaaaaaaagcagcagtaGACTTCTGCTTTTAGCCAAGATGGAATAACAAGGATCAGATTTATCCTCACACCTGAAACAACCAGAAAATCagataaaatacatgaaacagtGGTTTTCAAGGCTCTGGACACTGACCAATTAGTTTTCACTAGAATACTAACCAGCACAAGCATGTGAGGAAGCTAACTAGGGCCACGTAAAGACCATCAGGAGGGATTAAAGGGACTAGTGCCTAGTGCCTAGTGCTCACATGAGTGGGGAATAGTGTCTATTCCCACAGCTATGGCACCGGGGAGAGTATCATGAAGTATTGGGGAGAATACTGAGAAAGGTCTTGCCTTAATAGTGGCAATAAGggcttcctggctggctcagtcggtacagcatgtggctcttgatctcaggatcatgaagTTCAAGCCCCTTCTTGGGCATGaagtctacatttaaaaaaaaaaaaaaaaaaaaaaaaaagcggccAATAATTAGCCCTAGAATGAGCACTGCTCTGGAATTGCCTAAAAAAATCTTATGAGCAAGACCCAAAAGGATAAACTGTTTCTGAGTCACTTAACTGTCacagaacaaagctcaagagtGTTTACAGGATTACAAAAACATCCACTACCTAACAAGGTAAAActcacaatgtctggcatccaaaCAACAATTATCAGGTCGATGAAGTGGCAGGCAACATGATCCATAATGAGGAAAACAAGCAATCAAAACCAACCCACAACAGATTCAGATGTTAAAATGAGTAGATTGAGGACATTAGAAGTTATAGCTGTGTTTCatgcatttaaaaagttaaatagacCCTCACAAAtacagtcaaatgatttttgacaaaaaaatGCCAACCATTCAactgggaaaggacagtctttccatcaaatggtgctggaaaactgggtatctacatgcaaaagaataaagttgggcCCTTACCTTATACCAcatacagaaattaactcaaaacagatcaAAGACTCAACTATAAGACTTGAAACTATGAAGCCCTTAGAACAAAACAGGGGGAAAGCTTCATGATGTTGGATTTGGAAACGGTTTCTCAGATGtcacaccaaaagcacaggcaacaaaacaaatagataaaatgggTCTCATCAAAATTGAACTTTTGTATCtcaaaggacattatcaacagaaaggacagagaactcacagaatggggggaaatattttgaaaatcatatatctgataaggaattaatacccagaatatataaagaacttaataacACAACACAAACAActcaactaaaaaatgggcaaaggatgtgaatagacatttctccaaggaagatatacgaatggccaataagcacataaataaatgtgCAATATTGCTCATCAttagataaatacaaataaaaaatatgaaatatcacttcacacccacaaAGATGggtattatcaaaaagaaaaaaaaagaaaagaaaagaagtgttggtgaggatgtggaaaaattggaactttcagagtgggaatgtaaaatggtacagccattggGGAAAagagtatggtggttcctcaaaaactttaacatagaattaccacatgatccagcaactccatgcctaggtatatacccaaaagaattggaaagcagggacttgaacagatatttatataCCATTGTATACATTGTATACCATGTTCATAGCACCATTACTCAGAATtgccaaaaatggaaacaacccaactgtccaCTGGTGGacaaatggataagcaaaatgtggtatatacatacaatggaatataaaccTTAAAATGGAGTGAAATTCCGATACGTGCTACAAtgtagatgaaccttgaagacatttatgctaagtcaaataagccagacacaacaggacaaatattgtatgattccactaaagtagtcaaattcagagacagaatgtAGAGTAGAGGTCACCAGGGGCTATAGTGAGAAGAGAATgaagagttagtgtttaatgagtacagagtttcagtttggaatgttaaaaaaaagttctggagatggctagtggtgatggtcgcacaatattatgaatgtacttaatgaattatacactttaaaatggttagaaTGGTAA
Protein-coding sequences here:
- the LOC122215200 gene encoding LOW QUALITY PROTEIN: putative testis-specific Y-encoded-like protein 3 (The sequence of the model RefSeq protein was modified relative to this genomic sequence to represent the inferred CDS: inserted 2 bases in 1 codon; deleted 1 base in 1 codon), encoding MRFEVVNLSDWERVGECLGKNWKQQTSLASQGMPPYRPSGGTRGVVHAPPAPPGERLPQVMADETAGGLEPPGARCPTSPLAADLPEAIRWELEAVSAQADWPYLRLERRFGRMRRLHLVRRRFIIQNISGFWVTAFLNHPHLSDMITPRDEDVPWYLVNLEVRELRHARMRCSFKFWNNPFFWNKVFVKEYECRSSGPVVSVASLIRWHQGQEPPVLVHRNWDTVRSFFSGFSQNNLPEADKVAQIIXEDLWPKLLQYYLLGERHPPPHPPRSQQRSSKVAHRGPSYVLQVPVWLSPALGPGIYIRLPSASCGPVLKPMT